From Callithrix jacchus isolate 240 chromosome 3, calJac240_pri, whole genome shotgun sequence, a single genomic window includes:
- the LOC108590841 gene encoding uncharacterized protein LOC108590841 translates to MCVAVLAASYSVSSLTPPYTPPSSALPRAPAQLPPPRARANPEAPAWARGRAHSPLLFQQERPRLLQPSHPTPPHPIGWLFKPPRARTAPLTRPATRPASFPSLAVHTHAYRGAGASLKLRPRPPPRAAAGASPALRGSRARHSHKMSALTELLPAATLRPSPFSCLFTAADQSANAAVASTGPM, encoded by the coding sequence ATGTGTGTTGCTGTCCTCGCAGCGAGCTATTCTGTGTCGTCTCTGACGCCACCGTACACTCCGCCTTCCAGCGCGCTCCCGCGCGCGCCCGCCCAGCTACCTCCACCACGCGCCCGTGCTAACCCTGAGGCTCCGGCTTGGGCGCGTGGACGCGCCCATTCCCCCCTCCTCTTCCAGCAGGAGAGGCCCCGGCTTCTCCAGCCTTCCCACCCTACCCCACCGCACCCAATAGGCTGGCTATTCAAGCCGCCCAGGGCCCGCACTGCCCCTCTTACCCGGCCGGCCACTAGGCcggcctccttcccttccctagCCGTCCACACCCACGCGTACAGAGGGGCCGGGGCCTCCCTCAAGCTGCGGCCTCGGCCTCCTCCCCGCGCGGCAGCTGGTGCCTCCCCGGCCCTACGGGGCTCACGCGCACGACACAGCCACAAGATGTCCGCTCTGACGGAACTACTGCCAGCTGCCACGCTCcgcccctcccccttctcctgcctcttcACCGCCGCGGATCAGTCCGCCAACGCCGCCGTCGCGAGCACAGGACCGATGTAA